The Apium graveolens cultivar Ventura chromosome 11, ASM990537v1, whole genome shotgun sequence genome has a window encoding:
- the LOC141695678 gene encoding uncharacterized protein LOC141695678 produces the protein MFHDSTQRRHVSLREYYCYKIMIHNYEGLTPHLAGRLWQQYVVDQFAAIEQYRLDWVSMHQTTMRADLYNSVRDALSKGDHDPMHVGKAVILPASFTGSQRYMSQYFKDSLEICRAIGHPSLFLTMTCNSKWPEIQEMLKLLPNVDPVDAPDIVSRVFKLKLDQLLDLIKKKNYFGSMRGLPHVHMLIWLSPESRPNSIEKVDQLVSAEIPDKNSDPIAYEAVKNYMMHKPCGLMVIPILTIMVFLFIGGVPLGHDTATMLLKKKSNKLGSEQTARSVKNLDEVKNFLDGRYVCASEASWRIFGLDIHHRSPSVERLPIHLPGHKYLNFQSSADLENLCTIDGTTYDTFKEACGVLGLLNNDKQWHGALEENAFSAMPTQIRAMFVNILAYCSVSDSLALWEKHWPALSDDVLYIRRKISDNIHLTLSEYEIQNYALAKIEKLLNDVGKSLRDFHIMPFPDERFFHTFVNRLIVEETSCNKEELRLNHDKAHKNLNSRQLDVYNAVVDNVNRNKGGMFFVYGSSGCGKTFLWQTLCSRFRSEGKIFLPIAGSGIAATLLPGGLTAHSRFKIPLKLDQSSIAGIKHDTDIAELMQHKSLIIWDEAPI, from the exons ATGTTTCATGACTCAACACAGAGGCGACATGTTTCACTAAGAGAGTATTATTGTTACAAGATTATGATACACAATTATGAAG GTTTAACGCCACACCTTGCTGGACGTTTATGGCAACAATATGTTGTGGATCAGTTTGCTGCCATTGAACAATATAGATTAGACTGGGTTTCAATGCATCAAACTACCATGCGTGCTGATTTGTATAATTCAGTGCGTGATGCTCTCAGTAAAGGAGACCATGATCCAATGCATGTTGGAAAAGCTGTTATATTGCCTGCTTCATTCACTGGATCCCAACGATACATGTCTCAATACTTTAAGGATTCCTTGGAGATATGTCGTGCAATTGGtcatccatccttatttctcacCATGACTTGCAACTCAAAGTGGCCAGAGATACAAGAAATGCTTAAATTGTTGCCCAATGTTGATCCCGTTGATGCACCAGATATTGTTTCTCGCGTGTTTAAACTGAAGCTTGATCAGCTATTAGATTTGATTAAAAAGAAGAACTACTTTGGAAGT ATGCGAGGTTTGCCACACGTGCATATGCTAATCTGGCTGAGCCCTGAAAGCAGACCTAATTCTATTGAAAAGGTTGACCAGTTGGTTTCTGCTGAAATACCAGATAAGAATTCTGATCCAATAGCATATGAAGCTGTTAAAAACTACATGATGCATAAACCCTGTG GTTTAATGGTAATACCTATTTTGACGATTATGGTTTTCCTGTTTATCGGAGGCGTACCACTG GGTCATGACACTGCTACAATGTTGTTGAAGAAGAAAAGTAACAAATTAGGGAGTGAACAAACTGCAAGATCCGTGAAGAATTTGGATGAGGTAAAGAATTTTCTTGATGGTAGATATGTTTGTGCATCTGAGGCATCGTGGAGGATTTTTGGGTTAGACATTCACCATCGTTCCCCAAGTGTTGAACGCTTACCAATACATTTGCCCGGTCATAAGTACCTGAATTTTCAGAGTTCTGCAGATTTGGAGAAT TTGTGCACTATTGATGGAACTACATATGATACATTTAAGGAAGCATGTGGTGTTCTTGGTCTGTTGAATAATGACAAGCAATGGCATGGTGCTTTGGAAGAAAATGCATTCTCAGCTATGCCAACCCAAATTCGGGCTATGTTTGTTAACATACTGGCATATTGTTCAGTGTCTGATTCGCTTGCGCTATGGGAGAAACACTGGCCAGCATTGTCAGACGATGTTCTTTATATTAGGCGTAAGATTTCAGATAACATTCATTTAACACTGTCCGAGTATGAAATCCAGAACTATGCTTTAGCAA AAATTGAAAAGTTGTTAAATGATGTTGGTAAGTCCTTAAGAGATTTTCATATAATGCCATTTCCTGATGAACGATTTTTCCACACTTTTGTCAATCGTCTCATTGTTGAGGAAACTAGCTGCAATAAAGAAGAATTGAGACTTAATCATGACAAAGCTCATAAAAATCTGAACTCAAGGCAGCTGGATGTATATAATGCAGTTGTTGATAATGTAAATAGAAATAAAGGTGGAATGTTTTTTGTTTACGGGAGTAGTGGATGCGGTAAAACGTTTCTTTGGCAAACTCTTTGTTCACGTTTTCGATCAGAAGGAAAGATTTTTCTTCCTATTGCAGGCTCAGGAATTGCTGCTACACTTCTTCCTGGTGGCCTAACAGctcattctaggtttaaaatacCGCTTAAATTAGATCAGAGTTCTATTGCTGGAATAAAACATGATACAGACATTGCAGAGTTGATGCAGCACAAAAGTCTTATAATATGGGATGAAGCTCCAATATAG